Proteins from one Pyrococcus kukulkanii genomic window:
- a CDS encoding RsmB/NOP family class I SAM-dependent RNA methyltransferase yields METKEEKKLSIPPRGIRAIIEAVRLGEIIKPSQYAKREAFKKHEIEEAWLNRVLTMIFYDIMKKQGLIDKAIQEVVGVTPLILDPWLRAALRVAFDIVLFHEPNANTLKNLRWKASDFISARTHPYVGMYYWDLMDKILGYKPNPKTELEKLEWEYLAPAWLIERVKTILNEETEAFFKAVNRRHEWISIRVNTLKADVDSVIERFKEEGVEVLKSERAPTVIKIKGPYDFDSSDLFKKGKIIVQEEASAVASLILNPQPGEIVVDLAAAPGGKTTHMAELMQNKGKIYAFDIDKARMKRLKDFVNRMGIKIVKPIIKDARKAPEILGEEVADKVLLDAPCTSSGTIGKNPELRWRLRESKIEEMAKLQRELLESAAKLVKPGGRILYTTCSIFLEENEENVKWFLNTHQEFRLIKLEGPYDPGFSEGTMRAWPHRHDTIGFFYALFEKVT; encoded by the coding sequence ATGGAGACTAAAGAAGAAAAGAAGCTGTCAATACCTCCTAGAGGCATTAGAGCAATAATAGAGGCCGTTAGGTTAGGAGAGATTATAAAACCAAGCCAATATGCAAAAAGAGAAGCATTCAAGAAGCACGAGATAGAAGAGGCGTGGCTCAATAGGGTTCTTACAATGATATTTTATGACATAATGAAGAAACAAGGACTTATAGATAAGGCAATTCAAGAGGTTGTGGGCGTAACCCCCCTAATCCTCGATCCCTGGCTCAGAGCGGCCCTAAGGGTAGCTTTTGACATAGTTCTCTTCCACGAGCCCAATGCTAACACACTGAAGAACCTCCGTTGGAAGGCATCAGACTTCATCTCAGCGAGAACTCACCCGTACGTTGGCATGTATTACTGGGATCTAATGGACAAAATCCTAGGGTACAAACCAAACCCAAAAACAGAATTAGAGAAGCTTGAATGGGAGTACCTAGCCCCAGCATGGCTTATAGAAAGGGTTAAAACAATATTAAATGAGGAAACTGAGGCCTTTTTCAAAGCTGTAAATAGGAGGCACGAGTGGATAAGTATAAGGGTCAACACTCTAAAGGCAGATGTTGATTCCGTCATTGAGAGATTCAAAGAAGAGGGGGTCGAAGTTTTAAAGAGTGAAAGGGCACCAACTGTTATAAAGATCAAAGGACCGTACGATTTCGACTCCAGTGACCTCTTCAAAAAAGGGAAGATAATAGTTCAAGAGGAAGCTTCTGCAGTCGCATCCCTTATCTTAAACCCCCAACCTGGGGAAATTGTTGTGGACTTAGCCGCAGCTCCAGGAGGAAAAACGACTCATATGGCAGAGTTAATGCAGAACAAGGGTAAGATTTACGCTTTTGACATAGACAAGGCTAGAATGAAGAGGCTCAAAGACTTCGTTAATAGGATGGGCATTAAGATCGTTAAGCCAATAATAAAGGACGCAAGAAAAGCCCCTGAAATTTTAGGAGAAGAAGTAGCCGATAAGGTTTTGCTAGATGCACCCTGCACTTCCTCTGGTACCATAGGTAAAAATCCAGAGTTAAGGTGGAGGCTCAGGGAAAGCAAGATAGAGGAGATGGCAAAGTTGCAAAGAGAACTCTTGGAAAGCGCGGCAAAGCTGGTGAAGCCTGGAGGGAGAATTCTTTACACAACATGTAGTATATTCTTAGAGGAAAACGAGGAAAACGTTAAATGGTTCCTAAATACCCATCAAGAATTTAGGCTGATAAAGCTTGAAGGTCCCTATGATCCAGGCTTCTCAGAAGGAACAATGAGGGCATGGCCCCATCGACACGATACAATAGGATTCTTCTATGCACTGTTTGAAAAGGTGACATGA
- a CDS encoding radical SAM protein has product MTKCRICGKESEEISESIGVCVDCLRRGHLEFSLKSHKEFRERIGLPIEPPKGGVKCTLCVNECEVKDVGYCGVWINSNGLRPKYGFDKAELFYYLDPHPTNCVAEPVCPEKDHIGFYNLAVFFYACNLDCLFCQNVEHKTSHGSVVSIDELVSVALDRRVTCVCFFGGDPAPYSPFAIRFSRKILKRKKIRICWETNGLENPGIMREMARVSRESGGIVKIDWKAYTPEVYEALTGVNGEKAVERIKENIRIVKEEDAELVVSTLVVPHYVDEVEVGGIVDYIASIDRNIPYVLLAFHPEHLMNDVPTTSYEQMEKLVRIAKKKLKRVFVGNPWLLRLTSP; this is encoded by the coding sequence GTGACCAAGTGTAGAATCTGTGGAAAGGAGAGTGAAGAGATAAGCGAGAGTATTGGAGTGTGCGTTGACTGCTTGAGAAGGGGCCACCTTGAGTTCTCCCTAAAGTCCCACAAAGAGTTTAGGGAAAGGATAGGCCTTCCTATAGAACCGCCCAAAGGGGGAGTTAAGTGCACCCTCTGTGTAAATGAATGTGAGGTTAAAGATGTAGGGTACTGCGGAGTGTGGATTAACTCCAACGGTCTAAGGCCCAAATACGGCTTTGATAAGGCGGAGCTCTTCTACTACCTAGATCCCCACCCAACCAACTGTGTTGCAGAGCCCGTATGTCCAGAAAAGGATCATATTGGGTTCTACAACCTTGCGGTGTTCTTCTACGCCTGCAACCTTGACTGCCTCTTCTGTCAAAATGTAGAGCACAAAACCTCTCACGGGTCGGTGGTTTCCATAGACGAACTAGTTAGTGTTGCCTTGGATAGGAGAGTAACCTGCGTGTGCTTCTTCGGTGGCGATCCAGCTCCCTACTCACCTTTCGCTATAAGGTTCTCTAGGAAGATATTGAAAAGGAAGAAGATAAGGATCTGCTGGGAAACTAATGGCCTAGAGAACCCAGGAATCATGAGAGAAATGGCCAGGGTAAGCAGGGAAAGCGGAGGAATAGTTAAGATAGACTGGAAAGCCTATACTCCAGAGGTTTATGAAGCTTTAACGGGTGTTAATGGAGAGAAGGCCGTGGAGAGGATAAAGGAAAACATTAGGATAGTCAAAGAGGAGGATGCGGAGCTGGTCGTGAGCACTTTGGTTGTCCCGCACTACGTTGACGAGGTTGAGGTGGGGGGAATAGTTGATTATATAGCCTCGATAGACAGAAATATTCCATATGTCCTCTTGGCATTCCACCCAGAACATTTAATGAACGACGTTCCAACGACGAGTTATGAGCAGATGGAAAAGCTCGTGAGAATTGCAAAGAAAAAATTGAAAAGGGTTTTTGTGGGAAATCCGTGGCTCTTAAGGCTCACTTCCCCTTGA